In the Chryseobacterium sp. MYb264 genome, one interval contains:
- a CDS encoding Kelch repeat-containing protein, with amino-acid sequence MNGKLSILALTLVGTFLAVSCRNDDDDDELMGNWVRVSDLDGKPRSNASAFVVNGKGYITGGYDGEYYYNDLWSYDPNANSWTQKADFPGSKRSSAVGFATNAYGYVGTGYDGLNKLKDFYKYDPTSNTWNQISDFPGTERYAALAFGVENNGYVGTGYDGSELKDFYKYNESTSSWSSITSLGGSKRRDGAAFVINNIAYVGFGSNNGSLVSDFWAFDPSSETWTRKVDTSNDDDSQNRTSTAAFAANGLGYVATGSTSGVGNTTWEYNPSTNDWTQRTSFEGSSRESACAFSIGSYGYVLTGNSGSSYFDDIWVFHPNESENSYD; translated from the coding sequence ATGAATGGTAAACTTTCAATCTTAGCCCTTACTCTTGTAGGAACATTTTTAGCAGTAAGCTGTCGAAATGACGATGACGACGATGAACTAATGGGAAACTGGGTAAGAGTTTCGGATCTGGACGGTAAACCTCGATCCAATGCCTCTGCATTTGTGGTAAACGGAAAAGGATACATCACCGGAGGATATGACGGAGAATATTATTACAACGACTTATGGAGCTATGACCCCAATGCTAATTCATGGACCCAAAAAGCAGATTTTCCAGGTTCTAAGAGAAGTTCTGCAGTAGGCTTTGCGACCAATGCTTACGGCTACGTGGGAACCGGATATGATGGATTGAATAAACTGAAAGATTTCTATAAATACGATCCGACATCCAACACATGGAATCAGATTTCCGATTTTCCGGGAACAGAAAGATATGCCGCTTTAGCATTCGGTGTTGAAAACAACGGCTATGTAGGAACAGGATACGACGGAAGCGAACTGAAAGATTTCTATAAATATAATGAATCTACCTCATCATGGAGCTCCATCACAAGTTTAGGAGGTTCTAAAAGACGAGACGGAGCCGCTTTCGTGATCAATAATATCGCTTACGTAGGATTTGGAAGTAATAACGGAAGCCTGGTTTCAGATTTCTGGGCATTCGACCCTAGTTCTGAAACATGGACAAGAAAAGTAGATACCAGCAATGATGATGATTCTCAAAACCGCACGTCAACTGCCGCTTTTGCGGCAAACGGATTAGGATATGTGGCGACAGGTTCTACAAGCGGTGTGGGAAATACAACCTGGGAATATAATCCTTCTACCAATGACTGGACACAGAGAACATCCTTTGAAGGTTCTTCCAGAGAAAGCGCGTGTGCCTTTTCCATAGGAAGCTACGGATATGTTCTTACCGGAAACAGCGGTTCGTCTTATTTTGATGACATCTGGGTTTTCCATCCAAACGAAAGTGAAAACAGCTATGATTAA